In the Flavobacterium sp. J372 genome, one interval contains:
- a CDS encoding polyribonucleotide nucleotidyltransferase produces MIPKVTKEIIDLGDGRTISIETGKLAKQADGSVVVQMGNAMLLATVVSARTAAPGIDFLPLTVDYREKFAAAGRFPGGFFKREARPSDTEVLTMRLVDRVLRPLFPDDYHAETQVMIQLMSHDEEVMPDALAGLAASAALSISDIPFHTLISEVRVARINGEFIINPSKAQLEQSDIDMMIGASKDSIAMVEGEMHEISEKEMVEAIKFAHEAIKVQIAAQERLKAAAGKGEVRTYEEERNDEAVYEKVRSLSYDKFFAIAQESSAKHERSEKFSAVKDEVKAEFTDEELLENGDLISKYLYKTQKEAVRNVILELGLRLDGRKTNEIRPIWCEVDYLPSTHGSALFTRGETQALATVTLGTSREANVIDLPTEQGEERFYLHYNFPPFSTGEAKPLRGTSRREVGHGNLAQRALKNMIPQDNPYTVRVVSEVLESNGSSSMATVCAGTLALMDAGVQLKKPVSGIAMGLISDDKTGRWAVLSDILGDEDHLGDMDFKVTGTADGITACQMDIKIEGLKYEIMEKALEQAREGRLHILEKLTEVIDTPRPEVKRHAPKIIMVTIPGAYIGALIGPGGKVIQELQKASGTTIVINEVNEQGEVEILGTSPEGIDMVLKKIDSIIFKPQVGETYSVKVIKLLDFGAVVEYMDAPGNEVLLHVSELDWARTENVTDVVNMGDVFDVKYIGIDPKTRKEKVSRKALMPRPPRDENAPQREDRGPRDNNRGRDDRGRDNRGGGRDNRGRDDRNSRDRGPREERRQDDAPRENREPRNDSNNGGEPSQES; encoded by the coding sequence ATGATTCCTAAAGTAACAAAAGAGATCATTGATCTGGGAGATGGGCGCACCATCTCTATCGAGACAGGAAAACTTGCCAAGCAGGCCGATGGCTCGGTGGTAGTACAAATGGGCAACGCCATGCTGCTTGCCACCGTGGTATCTGCCAGGACAGCCGCACCGGGTATTGACTTTTTACCCCTTACGGTAGATTACCGTGAAAAATTTGCAGCCGCCGGGCGTTTCCCGGGCGGGTTCTTTAAGCGTGAGGCCAGGCCAAGCGATACAGAGGTGCTTACCATGCGCCTTGTAGACCGTGTGCTACGCCCGCTTTTCCCGGATGATTACCATGCTGAAACGCAGGTAATGATACAACTGATGAGCCACGATGAAGAAGTGATGCCGGATGCCCTTGCGGGACTTGCAGCTTCAGCAGCGCTGTCTATATCAGACATCCCTTTCCACACCCTTATATCTGAGGTGCGCGTGGCAAGGATAAACGGAGAGTTCATCATCAACCCGAGCAAAGCACAGCTGGAGCAGAGCGACATCGATATGATGATTGGCGCCTCTAAAGACTCTATCGCAATGGTTGAGGGTGAGATGCACGAAATCTCTGAAAAAGAAATGGTTGAGGCTATCAAGTTTGCCCACGAAGCCATTAAAGTACAGATTGCCGCGCAGGAAAGGCTTAAAGCCGCTGCAGGTAAAGGTGAAGTGCGCACTTATGAAGAAGAGCGCAATGACGAGGCCGTGTACGAAAAAGTACGCAGCCTGTCTTATGACAAATTTTTCGCTATCGCACAGGAAAGTTCTGCTAAGCATGAGCGTTCTGAGAAATTCTCGGCTGTGAAAGACGAGGTTAAAGCTGAATTTACAGATGAGGAGCTTCTTGAAAACGGCGACCTTATCTCGAAATATCTTTACAAGACACAAAAAGAAGCTGTCCGTAACGTAATCCTTGAGCTTGGCCTTCGCCTTGACGGAAGGAAAACCAACGAAATACGCCCTATATGGTGTGAGGTTGACTATCTGCCTTCTACACATGGTTCGGCGCTATTTACACGCGGTGAAACACAGGCACTTGCTACAGTAACGCTGGGTACAAGCCGTGAGGCAAACGTTATTGACCTCCCGACAGAACAGGGCGAAGAAAGGTTCTACCTTCATTATAACTTCCCTCCTTTCTCTACCGGTGAAGCCAAGCCGCTTCGTGGTACATCAAGGCGTGAGGTAGGCCACGGTAACCTTGCACAGCGTGCGCTTAAAAACATGATTCCTCAGGATAACCCTTACACTGTACGTGTAGTTTCGGAAGTATTAGAATCTAATGGTTCTTCTTCAATGGCTACGGTATGTGCCGGTACGCTTGCCCTTATGGATGCAGGTGTGCAGCTTAAGAAGCCGGTATCGGGTATCGCGATGGGACTTATCTCTGATGACAAGACAGGACGTTGGGCTGTACTATCAGATATCCTTGGTGATGAAGACCACCTTGGCGATATGGACTTTAAAGTGACCGGTACGGCTGATGGTATTACTGCCTGCCAGATGGATATTAAGATTGAGGGGCTTAAGTACGAGATAATGGAGAAAGCGCTTGAGCAGGCACGCGAAGGCCGTCTTCACATACTTGAGAAACTTACAGAGGTTATCGATACGCCACGCCCTGAAGTGAAAAGGCATGCACCTAAAATCATCATGGTTACCATACCGGGCGCTTACATCGGTGCGCTTATCGGGCCGGGTGGCAAGGTTATCCAGGAACTTCAGAAGGCATCGGGCACTACTATCGTTATCAACGAGGTGAACGAGCAGGGTGAAGTTGAAATTCTTGGTACAAGCCCTGAAGGTATCGACATGGTACTGAAGAAAATCGACTCTATCATATTCAAGCCGCAGGTGGGTGAAACCTACAGCGTAAAAGTTATAAAACTGCTTGACTTTGGTGCGGTTGTAGAATATATGGATGCCCCGGGCAATGAAGTATTGCTTCACGTAAGCGAGCTTGACTGGGCACGTACTGAAAATGTGACTGACGTTGTGAACATGGGTGATGTGTTTGATGTAAAATACATTGGCATAGACCCTAAGACACGTAAAGAAAAAGTTTCAAGGAAAGCGCTTATGCCGCGCCCGCCGAGGGATGAGAACGCTCCGCAGCGCGAAGACCGCGGTCCACGCGATAACAACCGTGGACGTGATGACAGAGGACGTGATAACCGTGGCGGCGGCCGTGACAACCGTGGCCGTGACGACCGCAACTCACGCGACCGTGGCCCCAGGGAAGAGCGCAGGCAGGATGATGCCCCACGCGAAAACCGTGAGCCAAGGAACGACAGCAATAACGGAGGCGAGCCTTCGCAAGAATCTTAA
- the rpsO gene encoding 30S ribosomal protein S15 yields the protein MYLTKEVKEELFAKHGGAATNTGSAEGQIALFTFRINHLTGHLKKNRHDFNTERSLVKLVGKRRSLLDYLKKKDINRYREIIKELNIRK from the coding sequence ATGTATTTGACTAAAGAAGTTAAAGAAGAACTTTTCGCCAAGCACGGTGGTGCTGCAACGAACACAGGTTCTGCAGAGGGGCAAATCGCTCTTTTCACATTCAGGATTAACCACCTAACGGGCCACCTTAAGAAAAACCGCCACGATTTCAACACAGAGCGCTCTCTTGTGAAACTGGTAGGTAAAAGGAGGAGCCTGCTTGATTACCTGAAGAAAAAAGATATCAACAGGTATCGTGAGATTATCAAAGAATTGAACATCAGAAAATAA